GTCTGTGATTGAATAGGTTAAAATACTTCAAAATGTCGAAGGTTAATGTTAACACATTTATAAATGATTGGGTTATGTGTGAAAACGTCACGTTTTCAACCATATGAGATCCAATTTGGTGTGTCtgcttttatttgcttaaaagttaaaatggttcccaaatatttaattatccTCATCCCAAACTTCCTTAgggaatttcattttaaactGCTGAAAGATTCCATGTGGAATGGATTGAAAGAAGGCTAACTTGGACATGCATCCTCTAAAGacaaacttttttttagttcGCCCCACTACAGGCGTCTGGACAAGGATCGTGACCGTGATCGGGATCGCGATCGGCAGCGAGAGAAGGAACGAGAGCGCGAGAAGGAAAAGGAGCGCGAGAAGGAAAAGGAGCGCGAGCGGGACAAGGATCGGGAGCGAGATCGCCAGCGAGAAAAGGAATCCGATAGCAGACGAGCGGCCGCAGCTGCTCCGCTGATTATACCATTGCTCTCGACCAGCTGCTCCGaagaggaggtggaggagatcgacaaggaggagcagcagcgtcGTCTGGAGCAAGAGATGATTAAGCGGCGCGAGCGAATCGAACGTTGGCGCGCGGAACGCAAGCGGGACACTAAGGCGGCTGTCGTGGCGCCGTCGCTGGTCAATTCCGCAAAGAAATGGAGTCTGGAGGACGAGTCTGAGGAGGACGACAGCAATCCCGCTCCGCCGCTGGACAGTGGGAAAAAGGACGCCGAACCGGACTCGCCGCCTTCAAAATTCCACAGCATACGCAAGCGCTTCGACGATGACGTGGTCGAGTCGAAGTTCTCGCCCGTTAAGCGTCCCACCTTTAGCAAATCATTTGGCAAATTGGGCATTGGCCTGGCCACCAAAGCCGAGGCGGATATCAAGAAGGAGCCACCGCCGGTGGACACCAAAAAGGAGATCAAAAAGAAGCCCGAACCAGTAGCGGCCAAAATGGAGATCGTTGAAGAGCCCACCGTCGCAGCAGGGGAGAAGACCAAGAAGGAGCCGGAACAGCCGCATGTGGGTGCTAAATCGGAGCCGGAAGTGGAAGACAAGCCGCAACCCGAAGCCGAGCCAGAAGACGAAATCGATCCACTGGATGCCTACATGCAGGAGGTCAACAACGAGATGCGGCGTGTGAACAATTTTGTCAATCCACCCGCCAAATCGCAGGGTGTCGTGATCCTCACGGGAgtggccaaaaagaagacgACGACGTTGAAGAAGGGCGAGGTGATAGAACAAAATATGGACAGCTTGGAGTACTCTAGCGAGGACGAACTGGAGGACATACGTGACACGGCCGTTAATCTGGCGATGAAGCACCGCaaggagctggccaagattGATCATTCCTCGGTTACGTATGCGCCCTTCCGCAAGAACTTCTATGTCGAGGTGCCGGAACTGACTCGCATGACGGCCGCCGATGTGGAGAAGTACCGCTCCGACCTTGAGGGCATCCAGGTTAAGGGCAAGGGCTGTCCAAAGCCCATTAAGGTGAGTTCCAACTAGATACAGATTATGTGCGTGTTTTGAAGCATTTACATGTTGTGCtgtattcaattatttttggtCATTTCTGCTTGCCAAAATCAAACCTACCTTTAATAATAATCCTCTTTATGCAATCTACTCCAGACTTGGGCACAGTGCGGCGTCAGCAAGAAAGAGATGGAAGTGCTGCGACGGCTGGGCTTCGAGAAGCCCACGCCCATCCAGTGCCAGGCCATACCGGCCATCATGTCCGGACGGGATCTGATAGGTATTGCTAAAACTGGCAGTGGCAAGACGTTGGCATTCATTTTACCAATGTTTAGGCATATTTTGGACCAGCCGAGCATGGAGGATGGCGACGGCGCTATCGCTATCATTATGGCGCCAACTCGCGAACTCTGCATGCAGATCGGCAAGGACATCCGCAAGTTTAGCAAGTCGCTCGGCCTGCGGCCAGTTTGTGTGTACGGCGGCACGGGGATCTCTGAGCAAATTGCCGAGCTGAAGCGTGGCGCCGAGATAATTGTATGCACGCCTGGCCGCATGATCGACATGCTGGCGGCGAATTCTGGACGTGTGACGAACCTGCGTCGCGTCACCTATGTCGTCTTGGACGAGGCAGATCGCATGTTCGACATGGGCTTCGAGCCGCAGGTGATGCGCATCATCGATAACGTGCGACCGGATCGCCAGACGGTCATGTTTAGCGCTACGTTTCCACGGCAAATGGAGGCGTTAGCCAGACGCATACTTAAGAAACCCATCGAGGTGATCGTCGGCGGTCGGTCGGTGGTGTGCAAAGAAGTCGAACAGCACGTAGTCATTCTCAACGACGATGCCAAGTTCTTCAAGCTGTTGGAGCTGCTAGGCATATACCAGGAGGCGGGCAGCATCATTGTGTTTGTCGATAAGCAGGAGAACGCTGACATCCTGCTGCGCGACCTTATGAAGGCATCGTATCCGTGCATGAGCCTGCACGGCGGCATCGATCA
The DNA window shown above is from Drosophila melanogaster chromosome X and carries:
- the Prp5 gene encoding pre-mRNA processing factor 5, whose amino-acid sequence is MSKSSGRDRDRERDRERERERDRERERDRDRERDNRHDSRSRDYDMGKSRNGGGGGAGGGSRNMREDRKRGKDMISDRGKRDDKRRKCSRSKDYEKDNSPHYRRLDKDRDRDRDRDRQREKEREREKEKEREKEKERERDKDRERDRQREKESDSRRAAAAAPLIIPLLSTSCSEEEVEEIDKEEQQRRLEQEMIKRRERIERWRAERKRDTKAAVVAPSLVNSAKKWSLEDESEEDDSNPAPPLDSGKKDAEPDSPPSKFHSIRKRFDDDVVESKFSPVKRPTFSKSFGKLGIGLATKAEADIKKEPPPVDTKKEIKKKPEPVAAKMEIVEEPTVAAGEKTKKEPEQPHVGAKSEPEVEDKPQPEAEPEDEIDPLDAYMQEVNNEMRRVNNFVNPPAKSQGVVILTGVAKKKTTTLKKGEVIEQNMDSLEYSSEDELEDIRDTAVNLAMKHRKELAKIDHSSVTYAPFRKNFYVEVPELTRMTAADVEKYRSDLEGIQVKGKGCPKPIKTWAQCGVSKKEMEVLRRLGFEKPTPIQCQAIPAIMSGRDLIGIAKTGSGKTLAFILPMFRHILDQPSMEDGDGAIAIIMAPTRELCMQIGKDIRKFSKSLGLRPVCVYGGTGISEQIAELKRGAEIIVCTPGRMIDMLAANSGRVTNLRRVTYVVLDEADRMFDMGFEPQVMRIIDNVRPDRQTVMFSATFPRQMEALARRILKKPIEVIVGGRSVVCKEVEQHVVILNDDAKFFKLLELLGIYQEAGSIIVFVDKQENADILLRDLMKASYPCMSLHGGIDQFDRDSTIIDFKSGKVRLLIATSVAARGLDVKDLILVVNYDVPNHYEDYVHRCGRTGRAGKKGSAYTFITPEQSRYAGDIIRAMDLSGTLIPAELQALWTEYKALQEAEGKTVHTGGGFSGKGFKFDEQEFNAAKESKKLQKAALGLADSDDEEDIEQDIDQQIEQIFAAKRTVKDTSAAATAAAAAAAAAAAAAAAVSGANPALASAAAQAAAAAAAANIAIAAASAPAAAGGAPSVAMGGALSSDKLELAKRLASKINSSKNLDTKGSVVTVEPMIKGPHVTGAAATLLTARTVAEQMAAKLNNKLNYQPKEDEEGLGPLVGGTTNPFTKYEEELEINDFPQQARWKVTSKEALAQISEYSEAGLTVRGTYVPQGKNPPDGERKLYLAIESCSELAVQKAKREITRLIKEELLKLSSAHHVFNKGRYKVV